The Propionispora hippei DSM 15287 genome has a window encoding:
- a CDS encoding ABC transporter substrate-binding protein: MRWLRDNRWKGMGALFILLLLAGSCIVYRLHYHATHVLRVGIFAGSNWNVPAGDSYAVIDAAIKSFEEEHPGVSVRYVSGIKKEDYTEWLAEQILQGEEPDVFFVLPDDFNLYASMGVLQNLSLLETEDPSFDSRAYYPPAIAYGQYQKESYALPFESVPTLMFVNKTLLRQEGIAVPDNNWTWQDFINICRKVTKDKDGDGILDQFGCYDYTWQQAAVTNGLQIFRSDGNVSYFANAKMEEVVRFLMDLRAVNHGYNVTARDFDMGKVAFRPFTFAEYRTYNPYPWRIKKYATFEWDCIKMPAGPSGKNLSQLDTLLIGMSARTGNKELAWAFLKKLCVDPKIQKLILSKSQGLPVLKSVVESSDTRQILLKDAPGDAKMDISIISDAMNEAVIAPKFRKYTSTMLMADNELRKIIENTVPFNNSLNKLQKEINAYLQY, from the coding sequence ATGCGTTGGCTTCGAGATAATAGATGGAAAGGCATGGGAGCGCTGTTTATTTTGCTGCTCCTGGCAGGAAGCTGCATCGTGTATAGATTGCACTATCATGCAACACATGTTCTGCGTGTGGGGATTTTTGCGGGCAGCAATTGGAATGTTCCGGCAGGAGACTCTTATGCAGTGATAGATGCGGCGATAAAAAGTTTTGAGGAGGAGCATCCGGGCGTCTCGGTGCGCTATGTAAGCGGCATAAAAAAGGAAGATTATACCGAATGGCTGGCAGAACAAATTTTGCAGGGCGAGGAACCGGATGTTTTTTTTGTTTTGCCCGATGATTTCAATTTGTATGCTTCCATGGGGGTGCTGCAGAATCTTTCTTTATTAGAGACAGAAGATCCCTCGTTTGACAGCCGGGCCTATTATCCCCCGGCAATAGCCTATGGGCAATACCAAAAGGAATCTTATGCGTTACCGTTTGAAAGTGTTCCAACCTTGATGTTTGTCAATAAGACACTGTTGCGCCAAGAGGGAATTGCTGTACCGGATAATAACTGGACCTGGCAGGATTTCATCAATATTTGCCGCAAGGTAACGAAAGATAAGGATGGAGACGGAATTTTAGACCAGTTTGGGTGTTATGATTATACCTGGCAGCAGGCGGCCGTTACCAATGGGCTTCAGATTTTCCGCAGCGATGGGAATGTATCGTATTTTGCCAATGCCAAGATGGAGGAAGTCGTGCGCTTCCTGATGGATTTACGGGCAGTAAATCATGGCTACAATGTAACAGCCCGGGATTTTGATATGGGAAAAGTCGCGTTCCGCCCATTTACTTTTGCTGAATACCGCACATATAATCCATATCCCTGGCGGATCAAAAAATATGCTACCTTTGAATGGGACTGCATCAAAATGCCGGCCGGACCTTCCGGCAAGAACCTATCGCAACTGGATACATTGCTTATTGGTATGAGCGCACGGACAGGCAACAAAGAACTTGCTTGGGCTTTTTTGAAAAAACTTTGCGTAGATCCCAAAATCCAAAAATTGATTTTGAGTAAGTCTCAGGGATTGCCTGTACTAAAATCTGTTGTGGAATCCAGTGATACGCGTCAAATTTTGCTCAAAGATGCGCCGGGCGATGCCAAAATGGACATTTCGATTATTAGCGATGCCATGAATGAGGCCGTTATTGCGCCGAAATTCCGGAAATATACGTCTACCATGCTCATGGCCGATAATGAACTAAGAAAAATCATTGAAAATACCGTTCCTTTTAATAATTCCCTGAATAAATTGCAAAAAGAAATCAATGCATACTTGCAGTATTAA
- a CDS encoding response regulator transcription factor: MIKVMIADDQELIRESLKIVLNMNTDMKVIAVAENGNEVMRLLKSYQIDVILMDVRMPELDGVQCTNLIKDKYPNIKIIILTTFDDDEYVYNALKYGASGYLLKGVSVPELSAAIRNVVGGGAMINSNIVTKVVKLFSKMAQNNFAIKVDARAAEELTRTERKVVVQVGRGLSNKEIAERLNLSEGTVRNSLSAVLSKLNLRDRTQLAIWAVQTGMVQAGGEEA; the protein is encoded by the coding sequence GTGATAAAAGTGATGATCGCCGATGATCAGGAACTCATCCGTGAAAGCTTGAAGATTGTATTGAATATGAACACAGATATGAAAGTGATCGCTGTGGCGGAAAACGGGAATGAGGTCATGCGTCTTTTAAAAAGCTATCAGATTGATGTGATACTTATGGATGTCCGTATGCCGGAACTGGATGGCGTACAATGCACCAATCTTATAAAAGACAAGTATCCGAACATCAAAATCATCATTTTGACAACCTTTGACGATGATGAGTATGTGTACAATGCTCTCAAATACGGTGCCAGTGGATATTTGCTTAAAGGGGTGTCGGTCCCCGAATTATCTGCTGCCATACGCAACGTTGTGGGCGGTGGAGCTATGATCAACTCCAATATTGTGACCAAAGTGGTCAAGCTGTTTTCGAAAATGGCGCAGAATAATTTTGCGATTAAAGTGGATGCCAGGGCGGCGGAAGAACTTACCCGCACCGAACGCAAAGTAGTGGTGCAGGTTGGCAGAGGTCTTTCCAATAAAGAAATTGCCGAACGTTTGAATCTTTCCGAAGGAACGGTGCGCAATAGTTTGAGTGCTGTGCTCAGTAAATTGAATTTGCGGGATCGGACGCAGCTTGCTATTTGGGCGGTGCAAACCGGGATGGTGCAGGCAGGCGGAGAAGAAGCGTAA
- a CDS encoding sensor histidine kinase, translating into MTDSSREQAASGLHNLLYGFNGLVIFLFAGFMNVTQQKIAQSMTARSFLEPLSTVPWPAQRIFFLAILSFLLLLGLSYVYREGRIQNFALKYSLIVFEICCCVLVMRSINMAYDGVVLLVVADLVHGYEGKKQRLFLVVAMLALYLIANYNLAALQMKIVPIEAYLTYYTPAVQGGLKAVSNVFTSLNLVIFVLYMTMLVQSQHQEKEHIKSLNAQLNAANEQLRDYALEAECMAETRERNRLAREIHDTLGHALTGIAAGIDACLATIDAAPDFTKGQLQKIRETARHGITDIRRSVNKLRPDALEKLLLHEALKQMAVDFSASTGMHIVWSREDWPASLRKDEEEVVYRIVQEGLTNANRHGQATRVEICVEHTPEGLEILLHDNGIGCREITPGFGLRHMQERVSLLRGSLHCESENGFIIKAILPIGGRYSDKSDDRR; encoded by the coding sequence ATGACAGATAGTAGCCGTGAACAGGCCGCATCAGGTTTGCATAATTTATTGTACGGTTTCAACGGTCTGGTTATTTTTCTGTTTGCCGGCTTTATGAATGTGACGCAACAAAAAATTGCTCAATCCATGACGGCCCGTTCTTTTTTGGAGCCTCTTTCCACCGTGCCATGGCCAGCGCAACGGATATTTTTTCTGGCAATTTTGTCTTTCTTGCTTTTATTGGGACTTAGCTATGTCTATCGGGAGGGCAGGATACAAAATTTTGCTTTGAAGTATAGCTTAATTGTATTTGAAATTTGTTGCTGTGTATTGGTTATGCGGAGCATCAATATGGCCTATGATGGTGTTGTGCTTTTGGTTGTGGCGGATCTGGTGCATGGCTATGAGGGGAAAAAACAGCGGTTGTTTTTAGTTGTCGCCATGCTGGCGCTTTATTTAATCGCCAACTACAATCTGGCGGCGCTGCAGATGAAAATCGTTCCGATTGAGGCGTACCTTACCTATTATACGCCGGCGGTACAAGGGGGATTGAAAGCCGTCTCCAATGTATTTACTTCGCTTAATTTGGTGATTTTCGTGTTATATATGACAATGCTTGTACAAAGTCAGCATCAAGAAAAGGAACATATAAAATCCCTGAATGCACAACTCAACGCCGCTAATGAACAGCTTAGGGACTATGCGCTTGAAGCGGAATGTATGGCAGAGACCAGGGAACGCAACCGCTTGGCCAGGGAAATCCACGATACGCTGGGACATGCCCTTACGGGAATCGCCGCCGGCATTGACGCATGCCTGGCCACCATTGATGCGGCACCGGACTTTACCAAAGGACAGTTGCAAAAAATCAGGGAAACGGCAAGGCACGGCATTACCGATATCCGCCGTTCAGTGAATAAATTGCGCCCCGATGCTCTGGAAAAACTTTTGCTGCATGAGGCACTTAAGCAGATGGCCGTTGATTTTTCCGCTTCCACCGGCATGCATATAGTGTGGAGCAGGGAAGATTGGCCTGCGAGTCTGCGCAAGGACGAAGAAGAAGTGGTGTATCGTATTGTGCAGGAAGGGCTTACCAATGCCAACCGTCATGGGCAAGCGACAAGAGTTGAAATTTGTGTAGAACACACACCGGAGGGACTGGAAATTCTTTTGCATGATAATGGAATAGGCTGCAGGGAAATTACTCCGGGGTTTGGGCTGCGTCATATGCAGGAGCGGGTTTCATTGCTTAGGGGCAGTTTGCATTGTGAAAGCGAGAACGGTTTTATTATCAAAGCGATACTTCCCATAGGAGGACGATATAGTGATAAAAGTGATGATCGCCGATGA
- a CDS encoding sugar ABC transporter substrate-binding protein, which translates to MKRKQRIFCWMAMLFCGIFFAWKMQQIIETDYSIRQNEHRRKFGAVYMTLNNPFYEVVDEEIRAAIESHGDILLTRDSALSMERQMDEIKELLDSGIKVLFLNAVDWQKIGPALELAKQAHVPVVVIDTNVEDDNLVACTIVSDNYMAGVECAKHLVAHAPGGNIVLLKHSQARSAVDRIQGFQDTIAQYPSFHIVDAAECKGQLELAMPAMEALLQRHKKIDIVMALNDPAALGAMAALKNAGRLEQVMVYGVDGAPETKDMIVHGHMTATAAQYPRLSGRLAAAKAYEILAGTNQEKLIKLPTRLLTQDNMAGENMEGWDG; encoded by the coding sequence ATGAAAAGGAAGCAGCGTATTTTTTGTTGGATGGCAATGCTTTTTTGCGGCATTTTTTTTGCTTGGAAAATGCAGCAGATAATCGAAACCGATTATTCAATCCGCCAGAATGAGCATCGGCGTAAATTTGGCGCTGTCTATATGACGCTCAACAATCCGTTTTATGAGGTTGTGGATGAGGAAATCCGCGCCGCTATAGAGAGCCACGGAGATATCCTGCTGACAAGGGATTCGGCGCTGAGTATGGAGCGGCAGATGGATGAAATCAAAGAACTTCTCGACAGCGGCATTAAGGTCTTATTTTTGAATGCTGTGGATTGGCAGAAAATCGGACCGGCTCTTGAGCTGGCAAAACAAGCCCATGTTCCTGTGGTGGTCATTGATACGAACGTTGAAGATGATAACCTGGTGGCTTGTACGATTGTTTCTGATAATTATATGGCCGGCGTAGAATGTGCAAAACACTTGGTGGCGCATGCCCCGGGAGGGAATATCGTATTGCTTAAACACTCCCAGGCCAGATCTGCCGTTGACCGTATCCAAGGCTTTCAGGATACCATCGCGCAATATCCTTCATTCCATATTGTTGATGCCGCGGAATGCAAAGGGCAGTTGGAGCTTGCCATGCCGGCGATGGAAGCATTGCTGCAGCGGCATAAAAAAATAGATATTGTCATGGCTTTGAATGATCCGGCAGCGCTGGGGGCTATGGCGGCCTTGAAAAATGCCGGGAGATTGGAACAGGTCATGGTTTATGGGGTTGATGGCGCCCCGGAGACGAAAGATATGATAGTACACGGTCATATGACGGCAACGGCAGCGCAATATCCGCGCCTTAGCGGTCGCTTGGCGGCGGCTAAGGCGTATGAAATACTGGCAGGGACAAACCAGGAGAAGCTAATAAAGCTGCCAACGCGTCTTTTGACCCAGGATAATATGGCCGGTGAAAATATGGAGGGATGGGACGGATGA
- a CDS encoding PTS system mannose/fructose/sorbose family transporter subunit IID encodes MKKISEKTLNKSFLSWFYGNLTCFSQEHMQTFGYLCAMLPIVEELYETKEQKKEAMQTYTAFFNTEPQIGALVVGMTAGLEEAKANGQPIDGEAINGIRAGLMGPLAGIGDSMIVGTLIPILLGIGLGLSGGGSPLGAIFYIVVWNLLMWFGMRFVYFKGYDLGGKAVEVLVGEQAQAIRDSIIMIGTIVIGAVAASWININTSLVLPGGAELQKTLNGIYPKMLSALTVMFCWWLMTKKNISPTMVMLLLVVVAFVGVLIGFFNPGLTY; translated from the coding sequence ATGAAGAAAATATCGGAAAAAACGCTGAATAAATCATTTCTGTCTTGGTTTTATGGGAATTTGACCTGCTTTTCCCAGGAACATATGCAGACCTTTGGCTATTTGTGTGCCATGCTCCCCATTGTCGAAGAGCTGTACGAAACCAAGGAACAGAAAAAAGAAGCTATGCAGACATATACGGCTTTTTTCAATACGGAACCGCAAATCGGTGCTTTGGTTGTCGGTATGACCGCCGGGCTTGAAGAAGCCAAGGCTAATGGGCAGCCTATTGACGGCGAGGCCATCAACGGGATTCGGGCTGGCCTTATGGGGCCGCTGGCTGGTATCGGTGATTCGATGATTGTCGGCACGCTCATTCCCATTCTGCTTGGAATTGGCTTGGGATTATCCGGTGGAGGAAGTCCGCTGGGTGCTATTTTCTATATCGTCGTTTGGAACCTTTTGATGTGGTTTGGTATGCGTTTCGTATACTTTAAGGGCTATGATCTTGGTGGGAAAGCGGTTGAAGTGCTTGTAGGCGAGCAAGCGCAGGCGATTCGCGACTCCATTATTATGATCGGTACCATCGTCATCGGCGCAGTAGCGGCTTCCTGGATCAACATTAATACTTCACTTGTTTTACCGGGAGGCGCGGAACTGCAGAAGACCTTGAATGGAATTTATCCTAAAATGCTTTCGGCCTTGACCGTTATGTTTTGCTGGTGGCTCATGACCAAGAAAAATATATCGCCGACGATGGTTATGCTTTTACTTGTTGTCGTTGCGTTTGTCGGTGTACTCATCGGATTCTTTAACCCCGGTTTGACGTATTAA
- a CDS encoding PTS mannose/fructose/sorbose/N-acetylgalactosamine transporter subunit IIC — MEINALQAALLGLFACLSSMPGLGGTTFGNYTLGRPLVAGLVVGLILGDVQSGIIIGAAIQVIYIALVTPGGTVSADVRAVSYIGIPLAICAVKGIGLDPATTQAQAMAAALGAAVGTLGTVLFYGTATMNLVWQHIGWKAVEKGDFGKLYLVDMGLPWISHILFSFLPTFIITMSGAGMVDVMKAYLPMDGIAMKTLFTVGSLLPAVGVAILLKQVAKKAVDFITFLFGFTLAACLGLNLIASAIIGSFFAVINYKVIMAQNKRVVVGANAGDDEEDI; from the coding sequence ATGGAAATTAATGCATTACAAGCGGCTTTACTGGGCCTTTTCGCATGCTTGTCAAGTATGCCGGGCTTAGGCGGTACCACCTTTGGCAACTATACACTCGGACGCCCGCTGGTAGCCGGTCTCGTGGTTGGTCTTATTTTGGGAGATGTACAATCTGGTATTATTATTGGTGCGGCTATTCAGGTCATTTATATTGCACTGGTTACACCAGGCGGAACAGTGTCGGCCGATGTACGTGCGGTCAGCTATATCGGGATTCCTCTGGCCATTTGTGCAGTCAAGGGGATAGGTCTTGATCCTGCAACAACGCAAGCTCAGGCCATGGCAGCAGCACTCGGTGCAGCCGTTGGTACCCTGGGAACGGTATTATTCTACGGGACGGCAACCATGAATCTTGTCTGGCAGCATATCGGCTGGAAGGCTGTAGAAAAGGGCGACTTTGGTAAATTATATCTTGTTGATATGGGGCTGCCGTGGATATCCCACATTCTCTTCTCGTTTCTTCCCACCTTTATCATTACCATGTCGGGGGCAGGTATGGTTGATGTCATGAAAGCCTACCTACCGATGGATGGAATTGCTATGAAAACACTGTTTACCGTAGGTAGTCTTCTCCCGGCAGTCGGTGTTGCCATCCTTTTAAAGCAGGTTGCCAAAAAGGCTGTCGATTTTATTACGTTCTTATTCGGTTTTACTTTGGCCGCTTGCTTGGGATTGAACCTTATCGCATCGGCAATTATTGGGTCGTTTTTTGCCGTTATCAACTATAAGGTCATCATGGCCCAGAATAAACGCGTAGTGGTAGGGGCTAATGCTGGCGATGATGAGGAGGATATCTAA
- a CDS encoding PTS system mannose/fructose/N-acetylgalactosamine-transporter subunit IIB, producing MSITFMRVDDRMIHGQTCTRWALEYPCDGLVAVNDAAATNSVLKAAYTNASGKKTFVWTMEDWQKKCQKVIESDTRYFLITKNPVDMKKILVDQKFDPGIKTVVIGPCNDRPGAVQLGNNQSITQEEAEALEAIMQAGYEIEFALIKEKAIGNWRKFRGQFGFK from the coding sequence ATGTCGATTACGTTTATGCGTGTGGATGATCGCATGATCCATGGCCAGACTTGCACTCGCTGGGCATTGGAATATCCTTGTGACGGACTTGTCGCTGTCAATGATGCTGCGGCGACTAATTCGGTATTGAAAGCGGCTTATACCAATGCCTCAGGAAAAAAGACGTTTGTTTGGACGATGGAGGACTGGCAGAAGAAATGCCAAAAGGTCATTGAGAGCGATACACGTTATTTTTTAATTACCAAAAATCCGGTAGATATGAAAAAAATTCTGGTAGATCAAAAATTCGATCCGGGAATTAAGACCGTCGTCATCGGGCCTTGCAATGACCGTCCGGGAGCGGTGCAGCTTGGCAATAACCAGTCGATTACGCAAGAAGAGGCGGAAGCTTTAGAAGCCATTATGCAGGCAGGCTATGAAATTGAGTTTGCCCTGATTAAGGAAAAAGCCATTGGCAATTGGAGAAAATTCCGTGGCCAATTTGGCTTTAAATAA
- a CDS encoding PTS sugar transporter subunit IIA, producing MFYVMLVSHGELASGLHSALKMIAGDRETVLSTSLKDGMGADAYAAAVEKLVAPVTVQDRIVLLADLIGGSPLTTAMKVLADRGLLGQAQAFGGMNLPMALTAVLTGESCDPSTLPELLLAESRNAMQQFALEPEEDQEI from the coding sequence GTGTTTTATGTAATGTTGGTAAGTCATGGAGAGTTGGCTTCAGGGCTGCATAGTGCCTTGAAAATGATTGCAGGTGACCGTGAAACGGTCTTGTCCACAAGCCTGAAAGACGGGATGGGGGCGGATGCATATGCTGCTGCTGTTGAGAAGTTGGTTGCACCTGTCACCGTACAGGATCGCATTGTGCTTCTGGCCGATCTTATAGGAGGATCGCCGCTCACAACAGCCATGAAGGTGCTGGCTGACAGGGGTTTGCTTGGGCAGGCACAGGCCTTTGGCGGAATGAATCTCCCGATGGCGCTGACTGCTGTATTGACAGGGGAATCCTGCGATCCATCCACGCTGCCGGAACTGTTATTGGCGGAATCTAGGAATGCCATGCAGCAATTCGCGTTGGAACCCGAAGAAGATCAGGAAATTTGA
- a CDS encoding class I mannose-6-phosphate isomerase, with product MYFKGRTANYDKAPMIEIDGYRDNAVRGYDRILEILHKTIRKSNKQKMVIVIDYYHGVRKEELETSLINRIGAEKIIYSEEAKLPEHIIRKKLDRNITEDRVFGVLSVHKLIEFYDEKLLSVLKETIDKVDHGVVIVYGIGAALITKGDILIYGDMARWEIQQRLRSKELDNWGAGNFNEDILRKYKRAYFVEWRVLDRHKRSLFDDIDYLIDTNRKDDPKMITGNAFRGALDQASKKPFRLVPYFDEGIWGGKWMEEVCDLRKTYNNFAWCFDGVPEENSVYLKIDDVVIEIAAINIVFRKPNELLGPKVHSRFGLEFPIRFDFLDTMGGGNLSLQVHPLTEYIQENFGMHYTQDESYYILDAEADACVYLGIKDGVNRENLIPALEKAQRKGETFDDTKYINKFSIKKHDHILIPAGTIHCSGKNAMVLEISATPYIFTMKLWDWGRVGLDGIPRPVHIEHGKNVIQHDRNTKWVQANLLNRVDLIKEEDGIREERTGLHELEFIETRRHWFDKEVKHNTGGSVNMLNLVEGEEAVVTSPTGKFDPFVVHYAETFIVPSCVGEYTVAPYGKSKGKRIATIKAYVRI from the coding sequence ATGTATTTTAAAGGTAGAACAGCTAATTATGATAAAGCACCTATGATCGAAATAGACGGGTACAGGGACAACGCCGTGAGAGGGTATGATAGGATTCTGGAAATTTTACATAAAACCATTAGAAAGTCTAACAAACAGAAGATGGTCATTGTTATTGATTATTACCATGGAGTAAGAAAAGAGGAATTGGAAACAAGTCTTATTAATAGAATTGGTGCAGAGAAGATCATTTATTCGGAAGAAGCCAAACTGCCTGAACATATTATAAGAAAAAAATTAGATAGAAATATTACGGAAGATAGGGTATTTGGTGTGTTATCAGTTCATAAACTCATTGAATTTTATGATGAGAAGCTTCTGAGTGTATTAAAAGAAACTATAGACAAAGTAGATCATGGAGTGGTTATTGTATATGGAATAGGGGCAGCTTTAATAACCAAGGGAGATATACTGATTTATGGAGATATGGCAAGATGGGAAATACAACAGAGACTAAGATCTAAAGAATTAGATAACTGGGGTGCAGGTAATTTTAATGAAGACATTCTTAGAAAATATAAGCGAGCCTATTTCGTCGAATGGAGAGTATTGGACAGGCATAAGAGATCGTTATTTGATGATATAGATTATTTAATTGATACGAATCGAAAAGATGATCCGAAGATGATTACAGGGAATGCCTTTAGAGGAGCTTTAGACCAAGCCTCGAAAAAACCGTTTAGGTTGGTACCTTATTTTGATGAAGGAATTTGGGGTGGAAAATGGATGGAGGAAGTATGTGATCTAAGGAAAACGTATAATAATTTCGCCTGGTGCTTTGATGGAGTACCGGAAGAAAACTCAGTATATTTAAAAATAGATGATGTCGTGATTGAAATCGCGGCTATTAATATTGTATTCAGGAAGCCAAATGAGCTTTTAGGTCCTAAAGTTCATTCAAGATTTGGACTTGAATTTCCTATCCGATTTGATTTCTTGGATACTATGGGAGGCGGCAACTTAAGTCTTCAGGTACACCCATTAACAGAGTATATTCAAGAAAACTTTGGAATGCATTATACCCAGGATGAAAGCTACTATATTTTAGATGCGGAAGCGGATGCCTGTGTTTATCTTGGCATAAAAGACGGAGTCAATAGGGAAAATTTAATTCCGGCGCTAGAAAAGGCGCAGCGTAAGGGAGAAACCTTCGATGATACCAAGTACATAAATAAGTTCTCCATAAAAAAACATGATCACATTTTGATCCCTGCCGGAACCATCCATTGTTCAGGCAAGAATGCCATGGTACTTGAAATAAGCGCAACTCCCTATATCTTTACAATGAAACTTTGGGATTGGGGTAGGGTAGGCCTTGATGGGATACCAAGACCTGTTCATATAGAGCATGGAAAAAACGTGATTCAACATGATAGAAATACTAAATGGGTTCAGGCTAATTTATTAAATAGAGTCGATCTTATAAAAGAGGAAGATGGAATCAGGGAGGAAAGAACTGGACTTCATGAATTGGAGTTTATTGAAACCAGGAGGCACTGGTTTGATAAAGAGGTGAAACACAATACTGGCGGGTCAGTTAATATGCTTAATTTAGTTGAAGGGGAAGAGGCTGTTGTAACATCGCCAACAGGAAAATTTGACCCCTTTGTGGTACATTATGCAGAAACCTTTATTGTACCGAGCTGTGTTGGCGAATATACGGTAGCTCCTTATGGAAAATCTAAAGGTAAGAGAATTGCCACTATAAAAGCATATGTGAGAATATAG
- a CDS encoding GntR family transcriptional regulator, producing MEDLDYSRGAMPLYLQIKEYLRKKIENEEFLPGEIIPSEVDLQKYFNVSRITVRQAIIELANEGYLLRQRGKGTEVIGNTGKIQEKLNKIMSFTNEMQEKGLRAVTKLAIIRVQKAGKRIANALRIQENDDVYQVYRIRCVDDVPIVVFITYFKKAMNLPLDSTVYFGSLYEFIATHNNTKIAKIQEHFEAVEAFDKISEDLEIVKGSPVLKRTRISFDHNRQTVEYTESFYRGDKYSYFIEVNT from the coding sequence TTGGAAGATCTGGATTATAGCAGGGGCGCAATGCCCCTATACCTACAAATTAAGGAATATTTACGGAAAAAAATAGAAAATGAAGAATTTCTTCCTGGAGAAATCATACCCAGTGAAGTCGATTTGCAAAAGTATTTTAATGTTAGCCGGATTACGGTTCGGCAGGCGATTATTGAGCTGGCAAACGAAGGTTATTTATTAAGACAACGGGGAAAAGGTACTGAGGTTATCGGAAATACCGGCAAGATTCAAGAAAAGTTGAACAAAATAATGAGTTTTACAAATGAAATGCAAGAAAAAGGTCTGCGGGCTGTAACAAAATTAGCCATAATAAGAGTGCAAAAGGCGGGTAAACGAATTGCCAATGCCTTAAGAATTCAGGAGAATGACGATGTTTACCAAGTATACCGAATTCGATGCGTTGATGATGTTCCGATTGTAGTTTTTATTACTTATTTTAAAAAGGCGATGAATCTCCCCCTGGATAGTACGGTATATTTTGGTTCTCTTTATGAGTTTATTGCTACCCATAATAATACTAAAATTGCTAAAATACAGGAGCATTTCGAAGCAGTTGAGGCCTTTGATAAAATTAGCGAGGATCTTGAAATTGTTAAGGGAAGTCCTGTGCTGAAGCGAACCCGGATTTCCTTTGACCATAACAGGCAGACCGTAGAATATACCGAGTCTTTTTACCGGGGAGATAAATATTCCTACTTCATTGAAGTGAACACATGA